DNA from Streptococcus parasuis:
CACGTATGAAGATTAATGTCCAGAAAGAATTAGATACCTATTTACTAACTATCTCTTATATTGTTCCAGCTGGTTTGGCTGAAACGTGGAATCTGTTGGCGACCGATTCTGGATTTGCACGCTGGTTTCCACAGTTGAGAGTTGAGGGCGATAAGCTGGTTTTTGAAATGGAAGGATTCCGTGAAGTGATGGTTCTTCTTGACTATCGATAAAACCAGAAAATTGCCTACACGTGGGATTCAGCAACAGTTTCATTTACACTGTCCCAGCTAGAAAATCAGACCTTGATTACTTTTGAGGAACGAATTCCAGAAGATTTTGGTAATGAATTTACGAACGCTCAAAAAGACATGACTGGTTGGCTCGTTCAGAACGAATGCATCCAGGCGCTCTTACATCTAGAGGACTTACCTGAGCGCAAAAACTTACAGGAGAAGTGGACATTGTTTTTAGAAGAACAATTGAAAGATTACTGATTAGAGGAGAAAAAGATGACTCATAATATTACCTGCCCCCATTGTGGGACGGCCTTTCAGGTCAATGAAACAGAATATAGTCAGCTTTTAGCCCAGGTGCGTGGTGCGGAGTTTGATAAGGAAATCCATGAACGATTGGAGCGGGAACGGGAATTATTAAGCCAGAAGGCTGAAAATGATTTGCAGGCTAGATTGAGTGATAAGGATAAGGAGATTCTGGAACTGACCGCAAAACTGGATACATTTGCTAGTCAGACGGAACTCGAACTCAGCTCTGCCATTTCTAAAAAAGACCAAGAAATCCAAGAACTTAAGGCTCAGTTGGGGCAAATCGGTCTTGCCAAGGACTTGGAGTTGCAGCAGGCGATAGCTCAGGTGGAGAAGGAGCGGGATGCGGCGCAAAATGCTTTGGTTTTGCAGGAACAAAAGCAAGAGTTAGCCCTGGCGACCACTCGTCAGGAGTACGAAGTACGGCTCAAGGCGGCGGATGAGCAGGTGGAATTTTACAAAAATTTCAAGGCCCAGCAGTCTACTAAGGCAATTGGAGAGAGCTTGGAGCAATTTGCTGAGGCGGAGTTTAACAAGGTTCGTTCCTATGCTTTTCCACGTGCCAAATTTGCGAAGGACAACGAAGTATCAGCGTCCGGTTCAAAAGGAGATTTCATCTTCCGTGATTTTGACGAGTCGGGCTTGGAATTTATTTCCATCATGTTCGAAATGAAAAACGAGGCAGATACGACCAAGACCAAGCATAAAAACGCTGATTTCTTTAAGGAGTTGGATAAGGACCGTCGGGAGAAAAAGTGCGAATATGCTGTATTAGTCAGCATGCTAGAGGCGGACAATGACTATTACAATACAGGGATTGTGGATGTTAGTCATGAATATGAGAAGATGTATGTTATTCGACCACAGTTCTTTATCCAATTAATCGGAATTTTACGAAATGCTGCGCTCAATAGTCTGCAATATCAGCAGGAGTTAGCCTTGGTTAAGGAGCAGAATATCGATATTACTCATTTTGAAGAAGATTTGGAAATTTTCAAGAATGCTTTTGCCAAAAACTATCAATCGGCCAGCAACAATTTCCAAAAAGCTATTGATGAAATCGACAAGGCAATCAAGCGAATGGAAGCTGTCAAAGCAGCCCTGACCACCAGCGAAAACCAGCTTCGCCTAGCCAATAATAAACTAGATGACGTCTCCGTCAAAAAACTAACCCGCAATAACCCAACCATGAAAGCTAAGTTTGAGGCCTTGGAGGGGGAAGATTAGCATCAACATTCTAGTTTAGGTCAACAACAAATAGAAAGGAACTTTGTATGAATTTGTTCGAAGGTTTAGAACTCATTGCAGATAGTAATATAGAGAAGTTTGCAATTCCTGGAGTATGGGCATTGTTTGGTAAAAGAAAACTCACATCTTCTGAAAATGATTCCATGTCTATAGATGATCGATATTATTGTTTGCAGGTTGCCGCAACTAAGAATATAAAAGATGAGATACTGAAGGATAAGGAGTTACTTAAAACGCAAATTTGTACAGATCCCGTCATTAAAAACTATGTTAATCAATTTAAGGAGAAATTGTTTGAGTATCCGGAGTATCCTTCTGCTAGAGAGTATCTTTATTCTGAGATAAGCCAGTGCTTTTCAAAAGACGATTTTGTATTTCTTTTAATTTGCCAAGAAGATAATGCAGATGTTAGAAAGAAAATCGAAAAAGTATTTGCACACAAAACAAAGACTATCTATTGGAGAAACGGTGGCTCTTTCAAAGATGGAGATTTTATCAATTTTACTAATAGGCAACCACTTTCAGTTGACATTGAAGATATCATGAACGACTTAGTGGAAAGTCAGCAAGAGAAGATTAAGATGATTTCAGAACGATACAATAAACAATTTAATAGTATTTCAACGGAGAAGGTAAAATGAACACCATCGACCTAAATCTGCCTGTGGCAGAGATTATCAACCAGCACCCAGAAGTCAAGGAGATTCTGGTGGAGCTTGGTTTCAAGCCCTTGGCTAATCCAGCCATGTTGAACACGGTTGGCAAAGTGACCAGCCTTAAGAATGGATCCAAGATGACCAAGATTCCGTTAGACCGTATTCAGCAGGTCTTGGAATGCAACGGCTACGAGGTAATAGGAGGAGAAGCATGACAGACCAACGGATTGACATTCTGAAGAATATTCTCTTGGACCTGCATAATGGTGCCAGCCCAGAGTCTGTTCAGGACCAGTTTAATCAGCATTTTACAGGAGTTTCTGCCCTAGAAATTTCCATGATGGAGCATGAACTCATGTCCAGCGACACAGGTATCACTTTTGAAGACGTCATGGGGCTCTGTAATATTCATGCCAACCTTTTCAAAGGAGCGATTACAGATGTGGAAGTGGCGGATATTGACCAGGAGGGTCATCCTGTCTATGTCTTTAAGCAGGAAAACCTTGCACTGCGGGCGGCTCTCTTACGCATCCGCCGGATCCTAGACCAATACGAGCAGACAGAAGATGCGGAACTGCAAGACCAGCTCCAGCAAGGCTTGACACGCCAGTTTGGGCTCCTTGGTCAGTTTGAAAACCACTATACCCGCAAGGAAAAGGTCTTCTTTCCGATTATGGAACGCTACGGTCACGATGCACCACCTAAGGTCATGTGGGGCGTGGACGACGAGATTCGCGACCTCTTTAAGGCGGCTCGCAAAACACTTGAAGGAGGCGACATAGCTGCGACACATGCTCACTTTGAAAACTTCGCCAAGGAGTTCGAGGAGATGATTTTCAAGGAAGAAGCCATACTTCTCATGATTCTATTGGAGACATTCACTCAGGATGATTGGCTTCAAGTGGCAGCGGACAGCGACGCCTACGGTTACGCCATTGTCAAGCCGACAGCCAAGTGGGTGCCTCATCGGGAGGATTTTGGAGAAATAGCAGAGCAGACAGCAGACAGTCTTGCTCCACAACCAGCTGGGTCAAACCAGCAGATAATTGATACGCCTGAAGGTCAGTTTACCATTACCTTCACACCGAAGAAGAAATCAGAATCTGTTCAAGATAGGACCAGTCCGCAGACCTTTGGCAATGGGTATTTGTCTGTTGAACAGGCCAATCTTATTCTCAATCATTTACCGCTAGAACTCACCTTTGTCAACAAGGATGATATTTTCCAATATTATAATGACAGCCATCCTGTTGAAGATATGATTTTCAAACGTACTCCGAGCCAGATTGGACGCCATGTGGAGCTCTGCCATCCACCCAAAATCTTAGACAAGGTCAAGAAGATTTTTGAATTGCTCCGCACAGGGCAAAAAGACCAGGTTACCATGTGGTTCAAGTCCGAAAGTATGGGCAAGTTTGTCTATGTGGTCTATAAGGCCGTGCATGATGACCAGGGAGAGTTTCAAGGCGTCTTGGAATACGTCCAAGATATCCAACCATTTTTTGAAATTGACAGCGATTTTCATCGGGATATTTAATCCAACCGGACCGCCCACAAGAGCGGTCCTTTGTGTTATAATGAAAACATGATTTCAGGAATTATTAATTTAAAAAAAGAGGCGGGGATGACCTCGCATGATGCAGTATTTCAACTCCGGAAGATTCTGCAGGAGAAAAAGATTGGACACGGGGGGACGCTAGATCCAGATGTGACTGGCGTCCTGCCCATTGCAGTCGGAAAGGCTACTCGCATGATTGAGTTCATGCAGGAAGAAGGTAAAATCTACGAGGGGGAGATTACCATTGGTTACTCTACCACGACAGAGGATGCTTCTGGTGAGATTGTTGAGCAGACACCGGTTTTGGACATAGCAGAGCAGGCAGTTGATGAGGCTATGGCTAGTTTTGTCGGTACTATTACCCAGATTCCGCCTATGTACTCTGCTGTCAAGGTCAAGGGCCGTAAACTTTACGAATACGCACGGGCGGGCGAAGAAGTTGAGCGTCCTCAACGCCAAATTGAGATTTACAGTTTTGAACGGACTAGCCCGATTGAACTAGCAGATGACTGTGCTCGGTTCACCTTCCGCGTTCGTTGTGGAAAGGGCACCTATGTCCGTACTCTTTCTGTTGACTTAGGGGCTAAGCTAGGCTACGCTAGCCACATGTCCAAGTTGGAACGAACTGGTTCTGCTGGAATGGATCTAGCGGACGCCTTGACTTTGGAAGAAATTTCTTCGCTGGTAGCTGAAAATGATTTTTCATTTCTCCAACCTATTGAACGTGGTATCGGGGATTTACCTGTTGTAGAATTGAAGGTAGAGCAGATGAAAGATGCTATATTTGGTCGATTTGTAGAATTGAATGCAGAAGCGGAGCGTTTAGCAGGCTTTCATGATGGTCAGTTGATTGCTATTTTTGAAAAACGCGACCAGCTGTATAAACCAAGCAAAGTTTTGGTCTAAGAAATTTCTCGATAACTGTGATAAAA
Protein-coding regions in this window:
- a CDS encoding DUF2130 domain-containing protein, which translates into the protein MTHNITCPHCGTAFQVNETEYSQLLAQVRGAEFDKEIHERLERERELLSQKAENDLQARLSDKDKEILELTAKLDTFASQTELELSSAISKKDQEIQELKAQLGQIGLAKDLELQQAIAQVEKERDAAQNALVLQEQKQELALATTRQEYEVRLKAADEQVEFYKNFKAQQSTKAIGESLEQFAEAEFNKVRSYAFPRAKFAKDNEVSASGSKGDFIFRDFDESGLEFISIMFEMKNEADTTKTKHKNADFFKELDKDRREKKCEYAVLVSMLEADNDYYNTGIVDVSHEYEKMYVIRPQFFIQLIGILRNAALNSLQYQQELALVKEQNIDITHFEEDLEIFKNAFAKNYQSASNNFQKAIDEIDKAIKRMEAVKAALTTSENQLRLANNKLDDVSVKKLTRNNPTMKAKFEALEGED
- a CDS encoding DUF1858 domain-containing protein, which produces MNTIDLNLPVAEIINQHPEVKEILVELGFKPLANPAMLNTVGKVTSLKNGSKMTKIPLDRIQQVLECNGYEVIGGEA
- a CDS encoding DUF438 domain-containing protein, with the protein product MTDQRIDILKNILLDLHNGASPESVQDQFNQHFTGVSALEISMMEHELMSSDTGITFEDVMGLCNIHANLFKGAITDVEVADIDQEGHPVYVFKQENLALRAALLRIRRILDQYEQTEDAELQDQLQQGLTRQFGLLGQFENHYTRKEKVFFPIMERYGHDAPPKVMWGVDDEIRDLFKAARKTLEGGDIAATHAHFENFAKEFEEMIFKEEAILLMILLETFTQDDWLQVAADSDAYGYAIVKPTAKWVPHREDFGEIAEQTADSLAPQPAGSNQQIIDTPEGQFTITFTPKKKSESVQDRTSPQTFGNGYLSVEQANLILNHLPLELTFVNKDDIFQYYNDSHPVEDMIFKRTPSQIGRHVELCHPPKILDKVKKIFELLRTGQKDQVTMWFKSESMGKFVYVVYKAVHDDQGEFQGVLEYVQDIQPFFEIDSDFHRDI
- the truB gene encoding tRNA pseudouridine(55) synthase TruB, encoding MISGIINLKKEAGMTSHDAVFQLRKILQEKKIGHGGTLDPDVTGVLPIAVGKATRMIEFMQEEGKIYEGEITIGYSTTTEDASGEIVEQTPVLDIAEQAVDEAMASFVGTITQIPPMYSAVKVKGRKLYEYARAGEEVERPQRQIEIYSFERTSPIELADDCARFTFRVRCGKGTYVRTLSVDLGAKLGYASHMSKLERTGSAGMDLADALTLEEISSLVAENDFSFLQPIERGIGDLPVVELKVEQMKDAIFGRFVELNAEAERLAGFHDGQLIAIFEKRDQLYKPSKVLV